The Nonlabens spongiae genome contains a region encoding:
- a CDS encoding 3'-5' exonuclease: MKLNLRRPICFFDLETTGTNISKDRIVEISIHKVHPDGSEKTYTFKVNPTVPIPAETTAVHGITDEMVNDEPTFKELAHRINEIIKDSDLAGFNSNRFDIPLLAEEMLRAGVDFEMGNRHAIDVQNIFHKMEQRTLVAAYKFYCDKELTDAHSAEADTVATYEVLKGQLERYPELENDMKTLAEFSARRKPVDFAGMLAFNDKGEECFNFGKHKGKRVVDVLESEPGYYNWIQNADFPLYTKKVLTGIKLRSFNQ; encoded by the coding sequence ATGAAACTGAACCTTAGACGACCTATATGCTTCTTTGACCTTGAAACTACTGGAACTAATATTTCAAAAGATCGCATTGTAGAAATTTCCATTCACAAGGTACATCCTGATGGATCTGAAAAGACGTATACGTTTAAAGTAAATCCTACAGTTCCCATACCTGCTGAAACAACGGCAGTACACGGGATTACTGATGAGATGGTTAATGATGAACCCACGTTTAAGGAACTGGCCCATCGTATCAATGAAATAATTAAAGATTCAGATCTTGCTGGTTTCAATTCAAACCGCTTTGACATTCCTCTATTGGCAGAAGAGATGCTTCGTGCTGGGGTGGATTTTGAGATGGGCAATCGCCATGCTATTGATGTGCAAAATATCTTTCATAAAATGGAGCAGCGCACGCTAGTAGCGGCCTACAAATTTTATTGTGATAAAGAGCTTACTGATGCGCATAGTGCCGAGGCCGATACAGTTGCCACTTATGAAGTTTTGAAAGGACAGCTAGAGCGTTATCCCGAGCTCGAGAACGACATGAAAACACTCGCTGAATTTTCCGCTAGAAGAAAACCTGTAGATTTTGCTGGAATGCTGGCTTTTAATGATAAAGGCGAGGAATGTTTCAACTTCGGTAAGCATAAAGGAAAGCGTGTTGTAGATGTCCTTGAGAGTGAACCAGGCTACTACAACTGGATTCAAAATGCTGATTTCCCACTATACACAAAAAAAGTACTGACTGGAATTAAGCTGAGATCATTTAACCAATGA
- a CDS encoding glycoside hydrolase family 2 TIM barrel-domain containing protein → MKKFFTLIIFLITALVVGQANRVVINEDSDGFRLKVDGVDFMINGMNWDYVPIGTNYSYSLWEQPDDLIKAALDSEMGLLKNMGVNTIRVYAGMQPKWITYIYENYGIYTMLNDSFGRYGLTINGVWYANTEYSDPRVEKYLMKVAEDMVNDYKDTPGLLMYMLGNENNYGLSWGGAETEDIPIDSESSTIRRRARAMYKLMNNAVLKMKSLDANHPIAICNGDLLYLDLVKEEAPDIDIYATNMYRGVSFGDAFSRVKEELGKPIMFSEFGADAFNAIELQEDQYSQAYYMFGNWKEIYMNSAGLGLSGNSIGGFTFQFSDGWWKRGQTEDLFIHNTEASWSSGGYSRDLAPGENNMNEEWFGICAKGPTNARGLYTLYPRAAYYALKNVHNINPYGDNASAVTVLEDLNDIQIMDAVLRARGDKALATGGSASGTGIKLSTLRAEFDLIQTGGSLITTPDDPVPNNDTFPDELGFDHMQSYYVGVEGKPASNVRLEVTANIIGRVAENPINEIFYENRGRQVRALDENNGVQVFDDINRLNIYQGEFDWNAKDFDIRGFYRTGHYHWGYEGDFFNLYPEANYGPNLDIYGGETFGFEFDGKKSLDGLKIAVGPQLWWGANPTMLFKYSRDFSGWNVTGIYHRDFEQDIEINDDGSRFIDPERARSGIIPPWPIERATLAVERSLGELTFMVGGIWGGSPLNGIGYQDILETEAGDVVVVDRIKSSDNWGAKGKIMYQGGRFNSYVQGSYMGLVANGGADQTQTFTGWRLKDSGSGNMTNLLAGFTYSVGQFQVAPNFMYQKPLVDPIPNNVNAPGRLRNFIDDPFAVREGSRETTAGELLITFDPTPGTWMYDWDNDRKEDAKFAASLGFVYRYLPTTMDGHIGFQANRTFLKFAQSVPAQDLYEANLRMVSKLTPEWGIIGNFYYGNGQANGDSERVINRFGADLRMIYKKIKVSSHVKINDWGPYDYHRDFNLTFPTQLMLDVSTTLGKPDWYILPDTQIGIRGLWRSLNEFSPRYAPNETTDFSNTPIVSPIGFPNGSEWEIRTYIHFNIGN, encoded by the coding sequence ATGAAGAAATTCTTTACCCTGATTATTTTCTTGATTACGGCACTAGTGGTCGGACAGGCAAATCGTGTTGTAATTAACGAGGACAGTGATGGTTTTCGATTAAAAGTCGACGGTGTTGATTTTATGATCAATGGTATGAATTGGGATTACGTGCCCATTGGTACAAACTACAGCTACAGTCTGTGGGAACAACCTGATGATTTGATAAAAGCAGCCCTGGATTCAGAAATGGGGCTGCTTAAAAATATGGGTGTAAATACCATACGTGTATACGCAGGGATGCAGCCTAAGTGGATTACCTATATATATGAGAATTATGGTATCTATACGATGCTCAATGATAGTTTTGGTAGATATGGACTCACTATAAACGGTGTTTGGTATGCAAATACGGAATACAGTGATCCTAGAGTAGAGAAGTATTTGATGAAAGTTGCAGAAGATATGGTGAACGACTACAAGGATACACCAGGTCTTCTCATGTACATGTTAGGTAACGAAAATAATTACGGACTATCCTGGGGAGGTGCAGAAACTGAGGATATTCCTATAGATAGTGAAAGCTCTACCATTAGGAGGAGAGCCCGAGCGATGTACAAGCTCATGAATAATGCTGTGCTGAAGATGAAGTCCTTAGACGCTAATCACCCTATAGCTATTTGTAATGGAGATCTTCTTTATCTGGATCTGGTCAAGGAAGAAGCTCCAGATATCGACATCTATGCTACTAACATGTACCGCGGTGTATCATTTGGCGATGCTTTTTCTAGAGTAAAAGAAGAATTGGGGAAACCGATTATGTTCTCAGAATTTGGTGCTGATGCTTTTAATGCAATTGAACTTCAAGAAGATCAATACTCACAAGCTTACTACATGTTTGGAAACTGGAAAGAGATTTATATGAATTCGGCAGGTCTTGGCTTATCGGGTAATTCAATAGGAGGTTTTACTTTTCAGTTCAGTGATGGCTGGTGGAAGCGTGGTCAGACTGAGGATTTGTTTATACATAATACAGAAGCATCTTGGTCAAGTGGGGGTTATTCCCGAGATCTCGCTCCAGGTGAAAATAATATGAATGAAGAGTGGTTTGGGATCTGTGCTAAAGGTCCTACCAATGCACGTGGACTTTACACCTTGTATCCTAGAGCTGCGTACTACGCTCTAAAAAATGTACATAACATCAATCCATATGGCGATAATGCCAGCGCTGTAACAGTACTAGAAGATCTCAATGATATCCAGATTATGGATGCTGTTTTGAGAGCACGCGGTGACAAAGCTCTAGCCACCGGTGGAAGTGCGAGTGGAACAGGCATTAAATTAAGTACGCTCCGTGCAGAATTTGATCTGATTCAAACTGGTGGTTCTTTAATCACTACGCCTGATGATCCAGTACCTAACAACGATACTTTTCCGGATGAATTGGGTTTTGATCACATGCAGTCCTATTATGTAGGTGTAGAAGGTAAGCCGGCTAGTAATGTAAGACTTGAAGTAACTGCTAACATTATCGGTAGGGTTGCTGAAAATCCTATCAATGAAATTTTCTATGAGAACAGAGGTCGACAGGTTAGAGCTCTGGATGAGAACAATGGTGTTCAAGTATTTGATGACATTAACCGTTTGAATATTTACCAAGGAGAATTTGACTGGAATGCAAAGGACTTTGACATAAGGGGGTTCTACAGGACAGGTCATTATCATTGGGGATATGAAGGAGATTTTTTCAATCTATATCCTGAGGCAAACTATGGTCCTAATCTAGATATCTACGGAGGTGAAACATTCGGTTTTGAATTTGATGGGAAAAAGTCTCTTGATGGTCTCAAAATTGCCGTAGGTCCTCAACTGTGGTGGGGTGCAAATCCGACCATGTTATTTAAATACAGTCGAGATTTCTCTGGCTGGAATGTTACAGGTATTTATCACAGGGATTTTGAACAGGATATTGAAATTAACGATGATGGATCCCGTTTTATCGATCCAGAAAGAGCACGTAGTGGTATCATACCACCATGGCCTATAGAAAGAGCAACGCTGGCGGTGGAGCGCAGTCTCGGTGAGCTCACATTTATGGTAGGAGGAATATGGGGAGGAAGTCCTCTTAATGGAATCGGGTACCAGGATATTCTAGAAACTGAAGCAGGCGATGTAGTTGTCGTGGACCGCATAAAGTCTTCTGATAACTGGGGAGCTAAGGGAAAGATCATGTATCAAGGCGGTCGTTTCAACTCTTATGTTCAGGGTTCTTACATGGGGCTCGTTGCAAATGGTGGCGCAGATCAGACACAAACTTTTACTGGATGGAGGTTAAAAGATTCTGGAAGTGGAAATATGACTAACCTACTTGCTGGTTTTACTTATAGCGTAGGACAGTTTCAAGTCGCACCTAATTTTATGTATCAAAAGCCACTTGTAGATCCCATACCTAATAATGTCAATGCTCCTGGAAGACTACGCAATTTTATAGACGATCCCTTTGCAGTGAGGGAAGGTAGTAGAGAAACAACAGCTGGAGAATTACTAATCACTTTTGACCCAACTCCAGGTACATGGATGTACGATTGGGATAATGATCGCAAGGAAGACGCAAAGTTTGCCGCAAGTTTGGGTTTTGTATACAGATACCTGCCTACTACTATGGATGGACATATAGGTTTTCAAGCAAATCGAACTTTCTTGAAATTTGCTCAATCGGTTCCTGCTCAAGACTTGTATGAAGCTAATCTGAGAATGGTTTCCAAACTCACACCCGAGTGGGGAATTATAGGTAATTTTTATTATGGTAACGGTCAGGCAAATGGTGATAGCGAGCGCGTCATCAATCGATTTGGTGCTGATCTACGTATGATCTATAAAAAAATCAAAGTAAGCTCTCATGTAAAAATCAATGATTGGGGACCATACGATTATCATCGTGACTTCAACCTAACATTCCCTACTCAGTTGATGCTTGATGTTTCTACTACCTTAGGAAAACCAGATTGGTATATCTTACCTGATACTCAAATAGGAATTAGAGGTCTTTGGAGATCTTTAAATGAATTCTCACCTAGGTATGCACCTAATGAAACTACTGATTTTTCAAACACTCCCATCGTGAGTCCCATAGGCTTTCCTAATGGCTCTGAGTGGGAAATAAGAACGTACATCCACTTCAATATTGGAAATTAA
- a CDS encoding carbohydrate-binding protein, with product MMKNYNIKYSWFAVIAILFAVAACERDISDDAVEALFPNTAEVYSDGPVGLTDEFFESFGPADGANPFGFNTSTTDVYEGSEALKISVPAPDDPDGGFIGGIFRDRGAGRNLTGYDVLTFWAKGSTTATVGEVGFGDDFEGSQYRVVRTGLRLSTNWRKYIIPIPDPELLVQERGLFVFAAGSESTGGFGYDLSIDEIKFENLGTIAQPRPSIFNGVDESRQGFIGSRFQITGLQQTWNTATNGDVTVSPAPAYFTFTSSNPGVVTVDENGFAEIIASSPIDGNGDPIPTIITASLNGVEASGSLSIISQGDFNAAPIPDRAPENVISIFSDAYNNVPVDYFNGFFEPFQTTQGGTPPLNINGDQVINYTDFNFVGVGTFLNVPSVDITGMTHFHVDLNVQESVDPGDFIRVELINDVGDNETSGTFTISSSDLVSNGWGSYDIPLSNFNGLGERDQLGLIIFVSDATVSNVLVDNIYYYQEVVDPTPIVDDSANTQVMLPIGFESTTLNYNITTFEGAQSNIITNPDQSGINTSSRVIETLKPAGSQFFAGTFIDLDAPVDFSNSQIMRMKVWSPKANIPIRLALETAGGGNQIAVDANVTVANEWTELEFDFSAVRNPGLNYQRVVFINEFIVNLPGDGSTYYADDIRVLD from the coding sequence ATGATGAAAAACTATAATATAAAATACAGCTGGTTTGCTGTGATAGCCATTCTATTTGCAGTTGCTGCATGTGAAAGAGATATTTCTGACGATGCTGTCGAGGCCTTGTTCCCAAATACTGCTGAAGTATATTCTGATGGTCCAGTAGGGTTGACAGATGAATTTTTTGAATCTTTTGGGCCTGCTGATGGGGCAAACCCGTTTGGATTTAATACCAGTACTACAGATGTGTATGAGGGAAGCGAGGCCTTAAAAATATCTGTACCCGCGCCTGATGATCCAGACGGTGGTTTCATCGGTGGTATATTCAGAGATAGAGGTGCCGGTCGCAATCTTACAGGTTATGATGTGCTCACCTTCTGGGCAAAAGGTTCAACCACAGCTACAGTAGGTGAAGTAGGCTTTGGCGATGATTTTGAAGGTTCTCAGTATAGAGTAGTGAGAACAGGTTTACGCTTGAGTACTAACTGGAGAAAGTACATTATCCCTATCCCAGATCCAGAGTTACTGGTTCAAGAGCGAGGGTTGTTTGTATTTGCAGCAGGTTCTGAAAGCACTGGAGGTTTTGGATACGATCTTTCTATTGATGAAATTAAATTTGAGAATCTTGGCACCATTGCCCAGCCTAGACCATCCATTTTTAATGGTGTTGATGAAAGTCGCCAGGGCTTTATAGGCTCAAGATTTCAGATTACTGGTTTGCAACAAACTTGGAACACCGCAACAAATGGAGATGTAACAGTTAGCCCAGCACCTGCATATTTTACCTTTACCAGCAGTAATCCTGGCGTGGTAACGGTAGATGAAAATGGATTTGCAGAAATAATTGCGTCCAGTCCTATCGATGGAAATGGCGATCCTATTCCCACGATTATAACCGCTAGTCTCAACGGTGTAGAGGCTTCAGGATCACTTTCTATTATTTCCCAAGGTGATTTCAATGCCGCTCCCATTCCAGATAGAGCGCCAGAGAACGTGATCTCGATTTTTAGCGATGCTTATAACAATGTTCCCGTAGATTACTTCAACGGATTTTTTGAACCTTTCCAAACCACTCAGGGAGGAACTCCACCTCTCAATATTAATGGAGATCAGGTAATCAACTATACAGATTTCAATTTTGTAGGCGTGGGAACATTTCTTAACGTGCCATCTGTAGATATTACCGGGATGACTCATTTTCACGTAGATCTAAATGTTCAAGAATCAGTTGATCCGGGTGATTTCATAAGAGTGGAATTGATCAATGATGTAGGTGATAATGAAACTTCTGGTACGTTTACGATAAGTTCTTCTGATCTGGTTTCAAACGGTTGGGGTAGCTACGATATACCGCTAAGTAACTTTAATGGACTGGGAGAAAGAGACCAGCTAGGATTAATCATTTTTGTCTCTGACGCTACGGTCAGTAACGTTCTAGTAGATAATATCTATTACTATCAAGAAGTTGTGGACCCTACACCTATTGTAGATGACTCGGCAAATACTCAAGTGATGCTGCCTATAGGCTTTGAGTCGACTACACTTAATTACAATATTACCACATTTGAGGGTGCTCAGAGCAACATTATAACTAATCCAGATCAGTCGGGAATCAATACATCTTCAAGAGTAATTGAAACTTTGAAACCTGCTGGATCACAGTTTTTTGCGGGAACTTTTATAGATCTTGATGCGCCTGTAGATTTTTCAAATTCTCAGATTATGCGCATGAAAGTATGGTCGCCCAAAGCAAATATCCCCATACGCCTAGCACTGGAGACAGCGGGTGGAGGTAATCAAATCGCAGTTGATGCAAACGTCACAGTTGCAAACGAGTGGACTGAACTAGAATTTGATTTTTCAGCAGTAAGGAATCCAGGTTTGAATTATCAGCGTGTCGTGTTCATCAATGAATTTATCGTGAATCTTCCTGGTGATGGCAGCACGTACTATGCAGATGACATACGAGTTCTTGATTGA
- a CDS encoding glycoside hydrolase family 16 protein, giving the protein MKNYKILILGAVLTFVGVSCHSDEDQQVTTLNDLVFADEFDVNGAPDPSKWTYDIGTGMGGWGNNELQYYTDRPENVVVEDGILKITAREESFQGSRFTSARILTKGLFQKQYGRYEARIKLPWGRGIWPAFWLLGEDSDGAIWPQIGEIDIMEYRGQEPTIVHGTAHMPGNFAGNPITNTYELQNERFDTGFHIFGIEWSPNRINFYVDDVLYQSITPADMDEGSEWVFNDGREMFIILNVAVGGSFVGPPGPDTVYPQTMEVDYVRVYE; this is encoded by the coding sequence ATGAAAAACTATAAAATTTTAATTCTCGGAGCAGTTCTCACTTTTGTGGGAGTTTCTTGTCATAGTGATGAAGATCAACAGGTTACAACGCTTAACGATCTTGTATTTGCTGATGAGTTTGATGTGAATGGAGCTCCAGATCCCTCAAAATGGACTTATGATATAGGTACTGGAATGGGCGGCTGGGGAAATAACGAGCTTCAGTATTATACAGATCGCCCTGAAAATGTTGTTGTTGAAGATGGCATTTTAAAAATCACCGCGAGAGAAGAAAGTTTTCAAGGTTCTAGATTCACTTCGGCTCGTATTTTAACTAAAGGATTGTTTCAGAAACAATATGGTAGATATGAAGCCAGAATCAAATTGCCCTGGGGTCGTGGGATCTGGCCAGCGTTCTGGTTGCTAGGTGAAGATTCAGATGGGGCTATTTGGCCACAAATCGGAGAAATAGACATTATGGAATATCGCGGTCAGGAGCCTACCATTGTTCATGGAACTGCCCACATGCCCGGTAACTTTGCTGGTAATCCCATCACAAACACATATGAACTGCAGAATGAGCGCTTTGATACCGGTTTTCACATCTTTGGAATTGAATGGAGCCCTAACCGAATCAATTTTTACGTAGACGATGTGTTGTACCAATCTATCACTCCAGCTGATATGGATGAGGGTTCTGAATGGGTATTTAACGATGGTCGTGAGATGTTTATCATCTTAAACGTCGCCGTAGGAGGAAGTTTCGTAGGACCTCCAGGACCAGACACGGTTTATCCACAAACTATGGAAGTAGATTATGTGAGAGTCTACGAGTAA
- a CDS encoding sugar porter family MFS transporter codes for MSKKLILIAFVVSLGGFLFGFDAGIISGVMNYANPEFNLTETQSGWVVSSPSFAAMFAMLFAGRLSDAIGRKRVLIGVAAFYAVSAIFSALAESYHMLYIARMIGGVAFGAALVLAPVYIAEVSTTKDRGKLVAIQQLNIVLGFFAAFLSNYFFNEALNSLTSFLTDGNVWRYMLGIETIPAIIYLAALFLVPRSPRWLFLKERENEAATVMKFIHGEVIGLQEMNSISQQSDNSAQGENEVSYKVLFKKSLRFIIIVGLIVAILQQITGINAVYFYATSIFEQTGIGTDASFTSSVLLSCVTVLFTILAMLLIDKMGRRPLLLFGTAGIAISLLLCAYGFNSAKYQLTTQSIDQLKFAEKELLRPIQNQVFLSDVEFKNELKQRLDNQVYLANDGDLLQAAITMNATLVFVGILGFIACFAFSLGPVMWVLLSELYPLKVRGIIIGTIAFVNSLISSLVQLVFPWELANLGNALTFFIFGAIALVGLFIMIKILPETKGRSLEELELELVGEKV; via the coding sequence ATGTCTAAGAAGCTCATACTCATTGCATTTGTGGTATCCCTCGGTGGGTTCCTATTTGGTTTTGATGCAGGGATTATCTCAGGGGTGATGAATTATGCAAATCCTGAGTTCAATCTCACAGAAACCCAATCGGGTTGGGTGGTGAGTTCACCTTCGTTTGCTGCCATGTTTGCCATGTTGTTTGCGGGTCGATTGAGCGATGCCATTGGGAGGAAGAGGGTTTTAATAGGCGTTGCGGCATTTTATGCTGTTTCTGCAATTTTCAGTGCACTGGCAGAGAGTTATCACATGCTATATATCGCGAGAATGATAGGTGGGGTCGCTTTTGGCGCAGCTCTCGTGCTGGCTCCCGTCTATATAGCTGAAGTTTCTACCACAAAGGATCGAGGTAAGTTAGTAGCTATTCAGCAACTAAATATAGTGCTCGGTTTTTTTGCAGCCTTTTTGAGTAATTACTTTTTTAACGAGGCGCTTAATTCATTGACCTCATTTTTAACTGATGGCAACGTTTGGAGATATATGTTAGGAATAGAAACAATTCCAGCCATTATTTATCTCGCTGCTCTTTTTTTAGTACCACGTAGTCCCAGGTGGTTATTTCTCAAGGAACGTGAAAATGAGGCAGCAACCGTTATGAAATTCATCCATGGTGAAGTAATTGGCTTGCAAGAAATGAACTCTATAAGTCAGCAAAGCGATAATTCCGCTCAAGGCGAAAACGAGGTATCCTATAAAGTCCTCTTTAAAAAATCACTTCGATTCATCATAATTGTAGGCTTGATAGTAGCGATTCTTCAGCAAATTACCGGTATAAACGCGGTCTATTTTTACGCTACTTCAATCTTTGAGCAAACTGGCATAGGTACCGATGCTTCTTTTACGAGCAGTGTACTCTTAAGTTGTGTAACGGTTTTGTTTACCATACTAGCGATGCTGCTTATTGATAAAATGGGCAGGAGGCCGTTACTGCTTTTTGGTACCGCTGGAATTGCAATCAGTTTGCTTTTATGTGCCTATGGCTTCAATAGTGCTAAATATCAATTAACCACTCAATCAATAGATCAACTAAAATTTGCAGAAAAGGAGCTTTTACGACCTATCCAGAATCAAGTTTTCCTATCTGACGTAGAATTCAAGAATGAGCTGAAACAAAGATTAGATAACCAGGTCTACCTTGCTAATGACGGCGACCTACTACAGGCAGCTATTACAATGAATGCTACCCTGGTCTTTGTAGGAATTTTAGGATTTATTGCCTGTTTTGCCTTCAGTTTGGGCCCAGTGATGTGGGTATTACTTTCTGAGTTGTATCCACTCAAAGTACGCGGGATCATTATAGGAACTATAGCCTTTGTGAATTCTTTAATCAGTTCATTAGTTCAACTTGTATTTCCATGGGAACTGGCAAACCTCGGGAATGCACTGACCTTCTTCATTTTTGGAGCCATCGCTTTAGTGGGCCTCTTCATCATGATCAAGATATTACCAGAAACTAAAGGAAGATCGCTGGAAGAGTTGGAACTGGAGCTGGTGGGGGAGAAGGTTTGA